Proteins from a genomic interval of Micromonospora sp. NBC_00389:
- a CDS encoding lantibiotic dehydratase produces MNHLLPLGDTGWSVWRHVVLRTAGFPADGLAAFAAPDAAGAADALLAAEETADGRASAGSGAAEMFDKAFAVALADSSAAAGRIAADPLLREAVTWQNPEMLIALDGLLRTDPMVRNVRRRKRELSLLRYWQRYCGKAETIGFFGPVCWGTFDPADPATRLWPGPRLVSRREVHFEAWALIAYADRLADDPAVRRWWAPALPPHLSVTGRWLHRPLHPPVELSALDARLLVSCDGRTPAVRLVERVRADGDAGLRTDADGFLLLDRLVERGLLTWDAGLPISPRAEQVLRERLAAIGDLALRAEVSAGFERLCVACDEVAASAGDPDRLGAALAVLNAEFTAVTGRPATRQAGQMYVGRTVAYEESARDLTVSVGAEVLAALATPLAVVLQAARWLTAEIGAACERIFAELYEELRADGPVRLADVWSLAQGLLMAQDGPLAATTAGFTARWADLFDLAALPPGQPELRLRGVELADRARRVFPASAPGWPSARIHSPDVQISATDLAALNRGEFLLVLGELHPANATFDSAVFVPFHPDPAALRAGLDADLGPARVRVLYPEGFPRVTTRTTYGLTSPADRQLGIDTARGGEVDRLVPATEVRVVPDGDRLAVVLPDGSRWPLMEVFANLLGSLLVDAFKLLDPAPHTPRITIDRLVVARRTWRTTVEESGLAGVTGEAARFLAVRRWRGRLGLPEQVFVKVGTEVKPCYVDLTGPLYAQSLCAMVDAAARSGPDVTLVVSELLPTPTDSWVTDAAGRAYVSELRLQITDPSSYPGGNR; encoded by the coding sequence ATGAACCACCTGCTGCCCCTGGGCGACACGGGTTGGTCGGTGTGGCGCCACGTGGTGCTGCGCACCGCCGGCTTCCCGGCCGACGGGCTGGCCGCCTTCGCCGCCCCGGACGCCGCCGGTGCCGCCGATGCGCTGCTGGCCGCCGAGGAGACCGCCGACGGGCGGGCGAGTGCCGGCAGCGGTGCCGCCGAGATGTTCGACAAGGCGTTCGCCGTGGCGCTGGCCGACTCCTCGGCGGCCGCCGGCCGGATCGCCGCCGACCCGCTGCTGCGTGAGGCGGTCACCTGGCAGAACCCGGAGATGCTGATCGCCCTGGACGGGCTGCTGCGGACCGACCCGATGGTGCGCAACGTCCGGCGGCGCAAGCGCGAGCTGAGCCTGCTGCGCTACTGGCAGCGCTACTGCGGAAAGGCCGAGACGATCGGGTTCTTCGGCCCGGTCTGCTGGGGCACGTTCGACCCCGCCGACCCGGCGACCCGGCTGTGGCCGGGACCGCGGCTGGTGTCCCGGCGCGAGGTCCACTTCGAGGCGTGGGCGCTGATCGCGTACGCCGACCGGCTCGCCGACGACCCGGCCGTGCGCCGCTGGTGGGCGCCAGCGCTGCCGCCGCACCTGAGCGTGACGGGTCGGTGGCTGCACCGGCCGCTGCACCCGCCGGTCGAGCTGTCCGCCCTCGACGCACGGTTGCTGGTCTCCTGCGACGGGCGCACCCCGGCCGTACGCCTGGTCGAACGGGTCCGCGCGGACGGCGACGCCGGGCTGCGCACCGATGCCGACGGCTTCCTGCTGCTCGACCGGCTGGTCGAGCGTGGCCTGCTGACCTGGGACGCCGGCCTGCCGATCAGCCCCCGGGCCGAGCAGGTGCTGCGCGAAAGGCTGGCCGCGATCGGCGATCTCGCGTTGCGCGCGGAGGTGAGCGCCGGCTTCGAACGGCTCTGCGTGGCCTGCGACGAAGTCGCCGCGAGCGCCGGAGACCCGGACCGGCTCGGTGCCGCGCTGGCCGTGCTGAACGCGGAGTTCACCGCCGTCACCGGACGACCCGCCACCCGGCAGGCCGGTCAGATGTACGTCGGCCGCACGGTCGCCTACGAGGAGAGCGCCCGGGACCTCACCGTCAGCGTGGGCGCCGAGGTGCTCGCCGCGCTCGCCACGCCGCTGGCCGTGGTGCTCCAGGCGGCCCGCTGGCTGACCGCCGAGATCGGCGCCGCCTGCGAACGGATCTTCGCCGAGCTGTACGAGGAGCTGCGCGCCGACGGGCCGGTGCGGTTGGCCGACGTCTGGTCCCTGGCCCAGGGGCTGCTGATGGCCCAGGACGGTCCGCTGGCCGCCACCACCGCCGGCTTCACCGCCCGCTGGGCGGACCTGTTCGACCTGGCCGCGCTGCCACCCGGGCAGCCCGAGTTGCGGCTGCGCGGCGTGGAGCTGGCCGACCGGGCCCGGCGGGTGTTCCCGGCGAGCGCGCCCGGCTGGCCGTCGGCCCGGATCCACAGCCCGGACGTGCAGATCAGCGCCACCGACCTGGCCGCGCTGAACCGGGGCGAGTTCCTGCTCGTGCTCGGCGAGCTGCACCCGGCCAACGCCACCTTCGACAGCGCGGTGTTCGTGCCGTTCCACCCCGATCCGGCGGCGCTGCGCGCCGGGTTGGACGCCGACCTCGGCCCCGCCCGGGTCCGGGTGCTCTACCCGGAGGGCTTCCCCCGCGTCACCACCCGCACCACGTACGGGCTGACCAGCCCGGCCGACCGGCAGCTCGGCATCGACACCGCCCGGGGCGGCGAGGTCGACCGGTTGGTCCCGGCGACCGAGGTGCGGGTGGTGCCGGACGGCGACCGGCTGGCGGTGGTGCTGCCCGACGGCAGCCGGTGGCCGCTCATGGAGGTCTTCGCCAACCTGCTCGGTTCGCTGCTGGTGGACGCCTTCAAGCTGCTCGACCCGGCACCGCACACGCCCAGGATCACCATCGACCGGCTGGTCGTGGCCCGACGCACCTGGCGGACCACGGTCGAGGAGAGCGGCCTGGCCGGGGTGACCGGGGAGGCGGCGCGGTTCCTCGCGGTACGCCGCTGGCGGGGTCGGCTCGGCCTGCCCGAGCAGGTGTTCGTGAAGGTCGGCACCGAGGTCAAACCCTGCTACGTCGACCTGACCGGCCCGCTCTACGCCCAGTCGCTGTGCGCGATGGTCGACGCCGCCGCCCGCAGCGGGCCGGACGTGACGCTCGTGGTCAGCGAGCTGTTGCCGACGCCGACCGACAGCTGGGTGACCGACGCGGCGGGCCGCGCCTACGTCAGCGAGCTGCGCCTGCAGATCACCGATCCGAGCAGCTACCCCGGGGGGAACCGGTGA